One part of the Acetoanaerobium sticklandii genome encodes these proteins:
- the thyX gene encoding FAD-dependent thymidylate synthase, translating to MRVKLIAHTDNPDKVVSMAAKLCYSPVGAESIGEGLSPQEVEKFLGILVSMGHESPIEHVSFTFSIEGISRACSHQVVRHRIASFSQQSQRYVKLSQFEYIVPPQIEANEEAKSIFLKAMEADQKAYDEIVEKLYEKNYAEFIKQGMSEKKAASAAEKVSIEDARYVFPNACETKMVVSMNARSLMNFFTHRCCERAQWEIRDLAFEMLREVKSVAPILFKNAGPSCYKGSCKEGAMSCKRPDIPKSKIEAIEASL from the coding sequence ATGAGAGTAAAACTAATTGCACATACAGATAATCCGGACAAGGTTGTGTCTATGGCCGCTAAACTTTGCTATTCTCCAGTTGGAGCAGAGTCTATAGGTGAAGGTTTATCACCTCAAGAGGTTGAGAAGTTTCTTGGCATTCTTGTATCAATGGGACACGAAAGCCCTATAGAGCATGTAAGCTTTACGTTTTCTATTGAAGGAATATCAAGAGCCTGTTCTCACCAAGTAGTAAGACACAGAATTGCTAGCTTTTCTCAGCAGTCACAAAGATATGTAAAGCTAAGCCAATTTGAATACATAGTTCCACCACAAATAGAAGCCAATGAAGAGGCTAAGTCCATATTTTTAAAAGCTATGGAAGCAGACCAAAAAGCTTATGATGAAATAGTTGAAAAACTATATGAAAAGAATTATGCAGAGTTTATAAAACAAGGCATGAGTGAAAAAAAAGCGGCCTCAGCTGCTGAAAAAGTATCTATAGAAGATGCTAGATATGTATTTCCTAATGCCTGTGAGACTAAAATGGTAGTAAGCATGAATGCGCGCTCCCTTATGAATTTCTTCACTCATAGATGTTGTGAAAGAGCACAATGGGAAATCAGAGATTTAGCTTTTGAAATGCTAAGAGAAGTAAAGAGCGTAGCACCTATTTTGTTTAAAAATGCAGGTCCTAGTTGCTACAAGGGTAGTTGTAAGGAAGGTGCTATGTCATGTAAACGACCAGACATCCCAAAATCTAAAATTGAAGCTATCGAAGCTAGTTTATAA